Proteins encoded together in one Treponema primitia ZAS-1 window:
- a CDS encoding ABC transporter permease, with amino-acid sequence MFKLSHTKSVLFVPAALIGAFITVIGAVLLTVIIIVSNTSAPQTSLIAFFISPWASPWFLGNTLDGIALLLTASMGITIAFRGGCFNLGAEGQVYLGGIAASAVLLSPASGNGASAGLLCLACLAAMAAGGAMGALSGILKRRFGANELITSFLLSAALVPVADYLISGPLRNPGGNLLATQRFAANRLLPRLLPPSNLSLSFVFALGLILLGHIFLYKTVWGYRFKTAGSAPEFARYGGINPEQRWIPAMTVSGSLAGLAGFFAVAGTYGLCHQGFSGGLGWNAIAVALIARNRPLALIPAALIYGWLKAGSESALLARGLNFETSAFIQAVVLILATIHFSAPLILKSPFKKESTP; translated from the coding sequence ATGTTTAAATTAAGCCACACTAAATCTGTTTTATTCGTTCCCGCCGCCCTCATTGGGGCGTTCATTACGGTTATCGGCGCAGTGTTACTAACGGTAATCATTATCGTGTCTAACACCTCTGCCCCTCAAACATCGCTCATTGCTTTTTTTATCAGCCCCTGGGCTTCCCCCTGGTTTTTGGGGAATACCCTGGATGGAATAGCATTACTGCTCACCGCGTCCATGGGCATAACCATAGCTTTTAGGGGCGGCTGCTTTAACCTGGGCGCCGAAGGACAGGTTTACCTTGGCGGTATCGCCGCTTCGGCGGTACTCCTCAGTCCCGCAAGCGGGAATGGGGCGTCCGCGGGGCTGCTCTGTCTTGCCTGCCTTGCAGCTATGGCTGCAGGGGGCGCCATGGGAGCGCTTTCGGGAATCCTAAAAAGGCGCTTTGGGGCAAATGAATTGATCACCTCGTTTCTGCTGTCCGCGGCCCTGGTTCCGGTGGCGGATTACCTCATCTCGGGCCCCCTGCGGAATCCCGGGGGAAACCTTCTGGCTACCCAGCGCTTTGCCGCAAACCGGCTGCTCCCGCGGCTGCTCCCCCCCTCAAATCTTTCGCTTTCCTTTGTGTTTGCCCTGGGCCTGATCCTTCTTGGACATATCTTCCTCTACAAAACCGTCTGGGGTTACCGGTTCAAAACCGCCGGTTCCGCCCCGGAATTTGCCCGCTACGGAGGGATTAATCCCGAACAGCGCTGGATTCCGGCTATGACCGTATCGGGCAGCCTTGCGGGGCTCGCCGGGTTTTTCGCCGTGGCCGGTACCTACGGACTTTGCCACCAGGGCTTTTCCGGCGGCCTCGGCTGGAACGCCATAGCGGTGGCCCTCATCGCCCGGAACCGGCCCTTGGCGCTGATCCCCGCGGCCCTTATTTACGGCTGGCTTAAGGCCGGTTCCGAATCGGCCCTTTTGGCCCGGGGTTTGAACTTTGAAACTTCGGCCTTCATTCAGGCGGTGGTTCTTATCCTTGCCACAATCCACTTCTCGGCGCCGCTTATCCTAAAGTCACCTTTTAAGAAGGAATCAACCCCATGA